Proteins encoded within one genomic window of Triticum aestivum cultivar Chinese Spring chromosome 2D, IWGSC CS RefSeq v2.1, whole genome shotgun sequence:
- the LOC123051082 gene encoding protein PAIR1-like isoform X2 produces the protein MKLGISLPPPRSVGGRASAPPASSASSAAPSQQQAFSLPRPKLPRLSESEAFVGQALHRPTPARHQGFGLHDDSSKRMPPFPPSSASRAHEEPQQQQPVIVPSSTTLHWNPSPTDTRCRVNEDAERRFQHLSGSVHKVGMVLDSVQTDVIQLNRTMKDASLESGVVQQKFDLLEDTLQKIIKGQNDLKVLAESSTKSNLDQLNVINSRTSKLNEMSLVVSVCPKQVQADLRELHGDIFRVLTKDMEGVVRDIRSLSTKPAVMPMLPDHVVAKGSPLMNKMSVANERPTMNQTPVAKGSPLMNKMSVANERPTMNQTPVANGRPLMNQTPVANGSPMIINQARVGNGRSQLKQTPVTDAMPQRDLTPEINGRPQKDRIPLADGCPHMEQITPTKPLPACSTYTTRAPVLKPKVEQGKVKAAHMVGTSYRLAPSQKEELNEKVNPQEPTKKEAIIIIIDSDNGSKGCTPRMILNMEPER, from the exons ATGAAGCTCGGGATCTCTCTCCCCCCGCCCCG GAGCGTCGGCGGGAGGGCCAGCGCGCCCCCTGCTTCCTCCGCGTCGTCGGCGGCGCCGTCGCAGCAGCAGGCCTTCTCGCTCCCGCGCCCGAAGCTGCCGCGGCTCTCGGAGTCGGAGGCCTTCGTCGGCCAGGCCCTCCACCGGCCCACGCCCGCGCGCCACCAG GGATTTGGCTTGCATGACGACTCGTCGAAGAGGATGCCTCCATTTCCTCCCAGTTCAGCTTCTCGTGCACACGAAGAACCCCAGCAGCAGCAACCGGTGATCGTACCCAGCAGCACTACCCTGCACTGGAACCCCTCTCCTACAGACACTAGAT GTCGGGTTAACGAGGACGCTGAGCGCAGGTTTCAGCACCTGTCAGGTTCAGTACACAAGGTGGGGATGGTATTGGACTCGGTACAAACTGATGTTATTCAGCTAAACCGAACCATGAAGGACGCATCGCTTGAAT CTGGTGTTGTGCAGCAAAAGTTTGATCTCCTAGAGGATACACTTCAGAAAATT ATTAAAGGACAAAATGATCTGAAAGTACTTGCTGAAAGCAGCACGAAAAGCAACCTGGATCAGCTGAATGTAATCAACTCTCGCACCAGCAAATTGAATGAGATGTCTTTGGTCGTTTCAGTCTGCCCAAAACAAGTGCAAGCAGATTTAAGGGAGCTGCATGGTGACATCTTCAGGGTTCTTACAAAGGACATGGAG GGGGTTGTTAGAGATATCAGGTCTCTGAGTACTAAGCCTGCTGTAATGCCAATGCTGCCA GACCATGTGGTAGCAAAAGGAAGTCCCCTGATGAACAAGATGTCTGTAGCAAACGAAAGGCCTACAATGAACCAGACACCAGTAGCAAAAGGAAGTCCCCTGATGAACAAGATGTCTGTAGCAAATGAAAGGCCTACAATGAACCAGACACCAGTAGCAAATGGACGGCCCCTGATGAACCAAACACCAGTGGCAAATGGAAGCCCCATGATCATCAACCAGGCTCGAGTAGGAAATGGAAGGTCCCAGCTGAAACAAACACCAGTTACAGATGCAATGCCCCAGAGGGATCTAACACCAGAGATAAATGGAAGGCCCCAGAAGGACCGAATACCATTAGCAGATGGATGTCCCCATATGGAACAAATAACACCAACAAAACC CCTTCCTGCATGTTCCACTTATACTACAAGGGCGCCAGTTCTGAAGCCAAAGGTAGAACAGGGTAAGGTAAAAGCAGCTCACATGGTTGGTACAAGCTACAGGCTAGCACCTTCACAGAAAGAGGAGTTGAATGAAAAGGTCAATCCCCAAGAGCCAACTAAGAAG GAAGCAATTATAATAATCATCGATTCAGATAATGGCAGTAAAGGGTGCACTCCCCGGATGATTCTGAACATGGAACCAG AGAGATAG
- the LOC123051082 gene encoding protein PAIR1-like isoform X1 has product MKLGISLPPPRSVGGRASAPPASSASSAAPSQQQAFSLPRPKLPRLSESEAFVGQALHRPTPARHQGFGLHDDSSKRMPPFPPSSASRAHEEPQQQQPVIVPSSTTLHWNPSPTDTRCRVNEDAERRFQHLSGSVHKVGMVLDSVQTDVIQLNRTMKDASLESGVVQQKFDLLEDTLQKIIKGQNDLKVLAESSTKSNLDQLNVINSRTSKLNEMSLVVSVCPKQVQADLRELHGDIFRVLTKDMEGVVRDIRSLSTKPAVMPMLPDHVVAKGSPLMNKMSVANERPTMNQTPVAKGSPLMNKMSVANERPTMNQTPVANGRPLMNQTPVANGSPMIINQARVGNGRSQLKQTPVTDAMPQRDLTPEINGRPQKDRIPLADGCPHMEQITPTKPLPACSTYTTRAPVLKPKVEQGKVKAAHMVGTSYRLAPSQKEELNEKVNPQEPTKKEAIIIIIDSDNGSKGCTPRMILNMEPDGHVWRTMMSFPSFSFGWRRKRRRRRWRRLVRCGWLP; this is encoded by the exons ATGAAGCTCGGGATCTCTCTCCCCCCGCCCCG GAGCGTCGGCGGGAGGGCCAGCGCGCCCCCTGCTTCCTCCGCGTCGTCGGCGGCGCCGTCGCAGCAGCAGGCCTTCTCGCTCCCGCGCCCGAAGCTGCCGCGGCTCTCGGAGTCGGAGGCCTTCGTCGGCCAGGCCCTCCACCGGCCCACGCCCGCGCGCCACCAG GGATTTGGCTTGCATGACGACTCGTCGAAGAGGATGCCTCCATTTCCTCCCAGTTCAGCTTCTCGTGCACACGAAGAACCCCAGCAGCAGCAACCGGTGATCGTACCCAGCAGCACTACCCTGCACTGGAACCCCTCTCCTACAGACACTAGAT GTCGGGTTAACGAGGACGCTGAGCGCAGGTTTCAGCACCTGTCAGGTTCAGTACACAAGGTGGGGATGGTATTGGACTCGGTACAAACTGATGTTATTCAGCTAAACCGAACCATGAAGGACGCATCGCTTGAAT CTGGTGTTGTGCAGCAAAAGTTTGATCTCCTAGAGGATACACTTCAGAAAATT ATTAAAGGACAAAATGATCTGAAAGTACTTGCTGAAAGCAGCACGAAAAGCAACCTGGATCAGCTGAATGTAATCAACTCTCGCACCAGCAAATTGAATGAGATGTCTTTGGTCGTTTCAGTCTGCCCAAAACAAGTGCAAGCAGATTTAAGGGAGCTGCATGGTGACATCTTCAGGGTTCTTACAAAGGACATGGAG GGGGTTGTTAGAGATATCAGGTCTCTGAGTACTAAGCCTGCTGTAATGCCAATGCTGCCA GACCATGTGGTAGCAAAAGGAAGTCCCCTGATGAACAAGATGTCTGTAGCAAACGAAAGGCCTACAATGAACCAGACACCAGTAGCAAAAGGAAGTCCCCTGATGAACAAGATGTCTGTAGCAAATGAAAGGCCTACAATGAACCAGACACCAGTAGCAAATGGACGGCCCCTGATGAACCAAACACCAGTGGCAAATGGAAGCCCCATGATCATCAACCAGGCTCGAGTAGGAAATGGAAGGTCCCAGCTGAAACAAACACCAGTTACAGATGCAATGCCCCAGAGGGATCTAACACCAGAGATAAATGGAAGGCCCCAGAAGGACCGAATACCATTAGCAGATGGATGTCCCCATATGGAACAAATAACACCAACAAAACC CCTTCCTGCATGTTCCACTTATACTACAAGGGCGCCAGTTCTGAAGCCAAAGGTAGAACAGGGTAAGGTAAAAGCAGCTCACATGGTTGGTACAAGCTACAGGCTAGCACCTTCACAGAAAGAGGAGTTGAATGAAAAGGTCAATCCCCAAGAGCCAACTAAGAAG GAAGCAATTATAATAATCATCGATTCAGATAATGGCAGTAAAGGGTGCACTCCCCGGATGATTCTGAACATGGAACCAG ATGGGCATGTATGGCGTACCATGATGAGCTTCCCTTCGTTTTCTTTTG GGTGGAGAAGGAAGAGACGACGGCGCCGGTGGAGGAGGCTAGTCCGCTGCGGCTGGCTCCCATGA